The following coding sequences are from one Bradyrhizobium sp. 200 window:
- a CDS encoding alpha/beta hydrolase yields MVALFRNELHNDFVWALGYIPFGGADFGEIQAVAEVIRDGDDSVFHDAWVTAGGRLKAAADASLAKGHVASARDLYLRASAFYGSSFRPLYGAPVDPRLLAAFRQQVAAFDKGLSLGPYPTVPVTIPFGDTPLPGYFIKAQGFEDETRPLIIFNNGYDGTITDTYFACAVAALRRGYHCLLFDGPGQGAMLYERGIPLRYDWEVVIKAVADFAETLPLVDLQRVALSGWSLGGYLAPRGASGEPRIAALIADPGLWSIADGFRNVAMNMFGVPAEAVMNLGTLDQSIMEKIDAAIRTNPLLRWKVVQRGFWTHGVHDMRAYFASAELFTMTNRAELISCPTLITQAENDILGAGAGAFYDKLTCPKTLIRFTAAEGAGQHCEMGNRSLLNSRVLDWLDEQFETRA; encoded by the coding sequence ATGGTCGCTCTGTTCCGCAATGAATTGCATAACGATTTTGTCTGGGCTCTTGGCTACATTCCTTTTGGCGGAGCCGATTTTGGCGAGATCCAGGCGGTAGCGGAAGTCATCCGTGATGGCGACGACAGCGTATTCCATGATGCCTGGGTCACGGCTGGCGGACGATTGAAAGCAGCGGCCGACGCCTCGCTTGCCAAGGGGCATGTTGCCAGCGCGCGAGACCTTTATTTGCGTGCCAGCGCTTTCTACGGTTCGTCCTTCCGCCCATTGTATGGTGCGCCAGTTGATCCGCGCCTCCTCGCAGCTTTTCGCCAGCAAGTGGCCGCCTTCGACAAGGGACTGTCGCTTGGCCCATATCCCACGGTTCCTGTCACGATCCCCTTCGGCGACACTCCGTTGCCCGGCTATTTCATCAAGGCCCAAGGCTTCGAGGATGAGACACGCCCACTCATTATCTTTAACAATGGCTACGACGGCACCATCACCGATACCTACTTTGCTTGCGCCGTAGCTGCTTTGAGACGCGGCTATCATTGCCTTCTCTTTGACGGCCCTGGGCAAGGCGCCATGTTGTATGAGCGCGGTATTCCCCTGCGGTACGACTGGGAAGTCGTCATCAAGGCGGTGGCGGACTTCGCCGAAACTCTGCCGCTCGTCGATCTGCAGCGCGTCGCGCTTTCCGGCTGGAGTCTCGGCGGCTACCTTGCGCCCCGTGGCGCTTCGGGAGAGCCACGCATCGCGGCATTGATCGCCGATCCCGGTCTATGGAGTATCGCGGACGGTTTTCGCAATGTAGCGATGAACATGTTCGGGGTACCGGCAGAGGCGGTAATGAACCTCGGCACGCTCGATCAGTCGATCATGGAGAAGATCGATGCCGCCATCCGAACCAATCCTTTGCTGAGATGGAAGGTCGTACAGCGCGGCTTCTGGACTCACGGCGTCCATGATATGCGCGCTTATTTCGCATCGGCCGAACTTTTCACCATGACGAATCGTGCCGAACTGATCTCGTGCCCAACGTTGATCACTCAGGCCGAGAATGACATCCTCGGCGCTGGAGCCGGCGCATTTTACGACAAGCTCACCTGCCCGAAGACACTGATCCGCTTCACTGCCGCGGAGGGCGCCGGACAGCATTGCGAGATGGGCAACCGCTCCTTGCTCAACAGCCGCGTCCTGGACTGGCTGGATGAGCAGTTTGAAACGAGGGCGTGA